The Neodiprion virginianus isolate iyNeoVirg1 chromosome 5, iyNeoVirg1.1, whole genome shotgun sequence genome contains a region encoding:
- the LOC124306354 gene encoding venom serine carboxypeptidase gives MICQKLLLTVFLVHNVYAFINPYPKLASYPLKEGDDAGEPLFLTPLIEAGKIDEARKLATVRHDEMFDVPSYSGYFTVNKEYQSNTFFWFFPSQVNPKSAPVVLWLQGGPGATSLFGLFTENGPFQVTSNKTLALRKYSWTKAHSVLYIDNPVGTGYSFTKNDKGYATNETHVGRDVHTALVQFFTLFPELQENDFFVTGESYGGKYVPAVSHAIKDFNIKAKLKINLKGLAIGNGLTDPENQLVYGDYLYQIGLIDSHGRDLFHQLEDKGRKLIQAKKFDEAFDVFDQLLNGDLHGGSLFHNLTGFDFYFNYLHIADSKESDWMSEWVQRVDVRRAIHVGNNSFHTEDKTVEIHLKSDVMQSLAVLIADLTQHYRVLLYNGQLDIIVAYPTTENYLKNLNWPGAEVYKKAVRKQWWVGKELAGYSKTAGSLTEVLVRNAGHMVPSDQPRWALDLITRFIRNKSF, from the exons ATGATTTGTCAGAAGTTATTATTGACGGTTTTCCTTGTACACAATGTGTACGCCTTTATTAATCCGTATCCAAAACTGGCCAGTTACCCGTTGAAAGAAGGAGATGATGCCGGCGAACCGTTGTTTCTAACGCCTCTAATAGAAGCCGGGAAAATTGACGAGGCCAGAAAATTAGCAACAGTTCGGCATGATGAAATGTTCGACGTTCCGAGCTACTCCGGGTATTTTACTGTCAATAAGGAGTACCAATCAAATACCTTCTTTTGGTTCTTCCCGTCGCAG GTCAACCCAAAATCTGCTCCAGTAGTGTTATGGCTGCAGGGTGGTCCAGGAGCAACATCACTGTTTGGTTTGTTCACGGAAAACGGTCCGTTCCAAGTGACGAGTAACAAGACTTTGGCGCTACGCAAATATTCGTGGACAAAAGCGCACAGCGTATTGTACATCGACAATCCTGTTGGGACAGGTTACAGTTTCACGAAGAATGACAAAGGATACGCGACAAATGAGACTCACGTTGGCAGAGATGTTCACACAGCGCTGGTCCAGTTTTTCACCTTATTCCCCGAGTTGCAAGAGAATGATTTCTTCGTTACAGGAGAATCCTATGGAGGAAAATACGTCCCAGCAGTTTCGCATGCCATAAAAGACTTCAATATCAAGGCAAAACTGAAGATAAACCTGAAGGGATTGGCCATCGGGAACGGCCTCACTGATCCAGAGAACCAGCTAGTCTATGGAGATTACTTGTACCAGATTGGACTGATTGATTCGCACGGCAGGGATTTGTTCCACCAGCTTGAGGACAAAGGGCGCAAATTGATTCAGGCCAAGAAGTTCGACGAAGCTTTCGACGTATTTGATCAGCTGCTGAACGGTGACCTGCATGGCGGTTCCTTGTTTCACAATCTGACCGGCTTCGACTTCTACTTCAACTACTTGCACATCGCAGATAGCAAGGAATCCGACTGGATGTCGGAATGGGTGCAACGAGTCGACGTTCGTCGAGCCATTCATGTGGGGAACAATTCTTTTCACACGGAGGATAAGACAGTCGAAATACACTTGAAAAGCGATGTAATGCAGTCATTAGCAGTACTCATAGCGGACTTGACACAACACTATCGCGTTTTGCTCTACAATGGGCAATTGGACATCATAGTTGCTTATCCGACGACCGAAAATTACCTCAAGAATCTTAATTGGCCCGGTGCTGAGGTATACAAAAAGGCTGTCAGGAAGCAGTGGTGGGTGGGCAAGGAACTCGCTGGATATTCAAAAACTGCTGGGAGTTTAACTGAAGTTCTGGTTCGTAATGCCGGTCATATGGTTCCATCCGATCAGCCTCGTTGGGCCCTTGATTTGATCACTAGATTTATCAGAAACAAATCATTCTAA